The following proteins are encoded in a genomic region of Planifilum fulgidum:
- a CDS encoding metal ABC transporter permease: MNHFWIILTGALVASACGFLGCFLILRRMAMVGDAISHAVLPGIAVAFLLSGSRESLPMLLGAAAFGLLCTFLIQTLRRRGVQNDAAISISFTALFAVGVVLISLYSRQVDLDLDCVLYGEIAYVPWDVLMVGETAIGPKAVWVNGFAFVLALTVIGLFYKQFKICAFDPQMAAAIGIPVALFHYLLMGLVSITTVSAFESVGAILVVAMLIVPGATAYLLTDRLGRMLGLSVLIGTLSAALGYVLAVWLDVSIAGAMTVAAALLFLLAFLFSPLHGIVTRRLILRRLKAAGAEK; the protein is encoded by the coding sequence GTGAACCATTTCTGGATCATTCTGACCGGTGCGCTGGTTGCCTCCGCCTGCGGATTTCTCGGATGCTTTCTGATTCTCCGGCGGATGGCGATGGTGGGGGACGCCATCAGCCATGCGGTTTTGCCGGGGATCGCCGTCGCCTTTTTGCTCAGCGGCAGCCGGGAATCGCTCCCGATGTTGCTGGGGGCGGCCGCCTTCGGCCTGCTGTGCACCTTTTTGATCCAGACGCTGCGCAGGCGCGGGGTTCAGAACGACGCGGCCATCAGCATCTCCTTCACCGCGCTGTTCGCCGTCGGCGTGGTGCTCATCTCCCTCTATTCGCGCCAGGTGGATCTGGATCTCGACTGCGTCCTCTATGGGGAAATCGCCTACGTCCCCTGGGATGTCCTGATGGTGGGCGAAACCGCCATCGGCCCCAAGGCGGTCTGGGTCAACGGCTTCGCCTTTGTCCTCGCCCTGACCGTGATCGGACTGTTTTACAAGCAGTTCAAGATTTGCGCCTTCGATCCCCAGATGGCCGCGGCCATCGGCATCCCGGTCGCTTTGTTCCACTATCTGCTGATGGGCCTGGTGTCGATCACCACCGTTTCCGCCTTCGAAAGCGTCGGGGCGATCCTGGTCGTGGCCATGCTGATCGTTCCGGGGGCGACCGCCTATCTGCTGACCGACCGTTTGGGACGGATGCTGGGACTCAGCGTCCTGATCGGAACCCTCAGCGCCGCACTCGGCTACGTCTTGGCCGTGTGGCTCGATGTCTCCATCGCCGGCGCGATGACGGTCGCCGCCGCCCTGTTGTTCCTCCTGGCGTTTCTGTTCTCGCCTCTCCACGGGATCGTCACCCGCCGCTTGATCCTGCGGCGGCTGAAAGCGGCCGGAGCGGAAAAATGA
- a CDS encoding metal ABC transporter permease, producing the protein MAVLRAFVTDPNALWVLGGTTLLGVSSGVIGSFAFLRKRGLMGDVLAHAALPGICIAFMLTGLKHPLVLLVGAIATGILASLSINGIIRHSRLKEDTALALVLSVFFGVGIVLLTLIQQSGAGNQSGLDKFLFGQAASLVDEDLAVMGGVSALLLLISALFFKELKLLCFDAAFGRSLGFPMGAIDLLLMSMLVVGVVIGLQAAGVVLMAALIITPAAAARYWTDRMGRLVVLSALFGGASGALGTVISTFSLHLPTGPLIVLAATAVFLFSLLFAPRRGLLARALNLAGNRARTARENLLRALYEEGERTGENRVSIHELTTSQGLSRRRLASVLRALAKHGLVEFPSEGEVSLTEKGLKAAYDIVLRWRMVEMWHMHESRLGSPAADVDYLTEPIPAEIFNQLWDLLATHGRLPKWQPLDPGMKGGGTG; encoded by the coding sequence ACCCTGCTCGGAGTGAGCAGCGGGGTGATCGGCTCCTTCGCCTTTTTGCGCAAGCGCGGGTTGATGGGCGACGTGCTGGCCCACGCCGCCCTGCCCGGCATCTGCATCGCCTTTATGTTGACCGGTTTGAAGCACCCCCTGGTTCTTCTGGTCGGGGCGATCGCGACGGGAATTTTGGCCTCCCTGTCCATCAACGGGATCATCCGCCATTCGCGCCTCAAGGAGGACACCGCCCTCGCCCTGGTGCTCTCCGTCTTTTTCGGCGTGGGCATCGTCCTCCTCACCCTGATCCAGCAGAGCGGAGCGGGAAACCAGAGCGGCCTCGACAAGTTTCTGTTCGGTCAGGCCGCCTCCCTCGTGGATGAGGATCTGGCGGTGATGGGAGGCGTCTCCGCCCTGCTGCTGCTCATCAGCGCCTTGTTCTTCAAGGAACTGAAACTGCTCTGCTTCGATGCCGCCTTCGGCCGGAGCCTGGGTTTTCCGATGGGAGCGATCGATCTGTTGCTGATGTCGATGCTGGTGGTCGGCGTCGTGATCGGGCTGCAGGCGGCGGGCGTCGTCCTGATGGCGGCCCTGATCATCACGCCGGCCGCCGCCGCCCGATACTGGACGGACCGGATGGGCCGGCTGGTGGTTTTGTCCGCCCTGTTCGGGGGAGCGTCGGGAGCGCTGGGAACGGTGATCAGCACCTTTTCCCTCCACCTTCCCACCGGTCCGCTGATCGTTCTGGCCGCGACGGCCGTCTTCCTGTTCTCCCTCCTTTTCGCGCCCAGGCGGGGACTTCTGGCCAGGGCGCTGAACCTGGCCGGAAACCGCGCGCGCACGGCCCGGGAAAACCTGTTGCGCGCGCTGTATGAGGAGGGGGAGCGCACGGGGGAAAACCGGGTCTCCATCCACGAGCTAACAACCTCTCAAGGGCTCTCCCGCCGCCGCCTGGCGTCCGTCCTGCGCGCCCTCGCGAAGCATGGATTGGTCGAGTTTCCTTCCGAGGGGGAGGTTTCCTTGACGGAAAAGGGGCTGAAGGCCGCTTACGACATCGTTCTGCGGTGGCGCATGGTGGAGATGTGGCACATGCATGAAAGCCGGTTGGGGTCTCCCGCCGCCGATGTCGATTATCTCACCGAACCGATCCCCGCCGAGATCTTCAACCAGCTGTGGGATCTGTTGGCGACCCACGGACGTCTGCCGAAATGGCAGCCGCTGGATCCGGGGATGAAAGGAGGCGGGACGGGGTGA